A region from the Stygiolobus caldivivus genome encodes:
- a CDS encoding mechanosensitive ion channel family protein gives MLFLYQATSISQALTNLATEIINAIPSIILFIIIVLIGYIVAVIVSDIVGRVLRTVFTHSSVNISASLVAGTVKALIILLSLAIALSILQLGAASTYIAIIARYLPYLAGAILLLTLGMSLINVLLDYMARQMPIQDQFISVILSVLRFGLYAVIITIAAELAIFEWVPLVSSYLFYDILIGSIVLLFSFSITDKALDTIAKNDPNAGYITTYGRFLLYTIFILIAVAIIVQPFGNVTSILQTLAWGLAIAFGIMLIPLIYMFVKKMVAEVK, from the coding sequence ATGTTATTCCTATATCAAGCAACTAGTATATCTCAAGCATTAACTAATTTAGCGACGGAAATAATAAACGCAATACCATCGATAATATTGTTTATAATTATAGTGTTAATAGGTTACATAGTCGCTGTAATAGTGAGTGATATAGTAGGGAGAGTTTTAAGGACAGTATTTACCCATTCTTCAGTTAATATAAGTGCTTCGTTAGTAGCGGGTACGGTAAAAGCGTTAATTATCTTATTGAGCCTAGCTATAGCCCTTTCTATACTTCAACTTGGTGCTGCGTCTACATACATTGCTATAATAGCGAGGTATTTACCCTATTTGGCTGGTGCCATATTATTACTGACACTAGGTATGAGCCTGATCAACGTCTTATTAGACTATATGGCTAGACAGATGCCTATACAAGACCAGTTTATATCAGTGATATTGAGCGTATTAAGGTTCGGCCTTTATGCTGTGATAATAACAATTGCGGCCGAACTGGCAATATTTGAATGGGTTCCCCTAGTAAGTTCCTACTTGTTTTATGACATCCTAATTGGTTCTATAGTCTTGCTGTTCAGCTTCTCAATAACTGACAAAGCTCTAGATACTATAGCGAAGAATGACCCTAACGCAGGTTACATAACTACTTACGGGAGGTTTTTGCTCTACACGATATTCATACTAATCGCTGTTGCGATAATAGTACAGCCTTTCGGTAATGTAACTTCAATATTGCAGACATTAGCATGGGGATTAGCTATAGCCTTCGGTATAATGCTAATACCATTAATTTATATGTTCGTAAAGAAGATGGTAGCTGAAGTAAAGTGA
- a CDS encoding Cdc6/Cdc18 family protein, giving the protein MAIRETLKGGKGEVIKNPKVFIDPLTVFKDIPFREDILKELAIAVRYFVKNSVKFSTLFLGLTGTGKTFVAMYMFNEIEEVKKEDKDYDGIIQAYVNCREVGGTPQAVLSALTEKLTGIDVPKHGINLGEYIERIKEELMHHKALVYLDEVDTLVKRRGGDIVLYQLLRVDTDISVIMISNDINIRDYMEPRVLSSLGPTVFFKPYDAEQLKYILSIYAEYGLFKGSYNDEILSYIAAISAREHGDARKAVNLLFRAAQLASGEGIIRKDHVDRAITEYEQERLIEAIKALPFHYKLALMASIRAEDVVTAHKLYTDLATEYKQKPLSYRRFSDIISELDMFGIIKVKIVNRGRAGGIRKVIEVADKEKIMKALEETMQLEYEEGL; this is encoded by the coding sequence GTGGCGATCAGAGAGACACTAAAAGGAGGGAAAGGCGAGGTCATAAAAAACCCTAAAGTGTTTATCGACCCGTTAACTGTATTTAAGGATATACCATTTAGAGAAGACATCCTGAAGGAACTTGCAATAGCAGTGAGGTATTTTGTCAAGAACTCCGTTAAGTTCTCTACATTATTCTTAGGTCTGACCGGTACTGGTAAGACTTTCGTTGCTATGTATATGTTTAATGAAATCGAAGAGGTAAAGAAAGAGGATAAAGATTATGATGGTATAATACAGGCTTATGTAAATTGCAGAGAAGTAGGAGGTACACCACAGGCAGTATTGTCAGCCCTCACAGAAAAGCTGACTGGGATCGATGTCCCGAAGCACGGTATTAACTTGGGGGAATATATAGAAAGGATCAAAGAGGAACTGATGCACCATAAGGCATTAGTCTACCTGGACGAGGTAGACACCTTGGTCAAGAGACGGGGAGGGGATATAGTACTTTACCAGCTACTACGTGTGGACACAGATATCTCTGTGATCATGATTAGTAATGACATAAACATTAGGGATTATATGGAGCCCAGGGTCCTCTCATCGTTAGGTCCGACAGTGTTCTTCAAGCCTTATGACGCGGAACAATTGAAGTATATCCTTTCAATATATGCCGAATATGGTTTATTTAAAGGGTCGTATAACGACGAAATCTTATCCTATATTGCTGCGATATCAGCGAGGGAACATGGTGATGCCAGAAAGGCAGTAAATTTGTTGTTTAGAGCAGCTCAGTTAGCGTCTGGCGAAGGTATAATTAGAAAGGATCACGTAGATAGGGCAATTACTGAGTATGAACAGGAGAGGCTTATAGAGGCTATAAAAGCATTACCTTTCCATTATAAGTTGGCGTTAATGGCTTCTATAAGGGCAGAAGACGTGGTGACAGCTCATAAACTTTACACAGACCTAGCGACTGAGTATAAACAAAAACCGCTTTCATATAGGAGGTTTTCCGATATCATATCTGAACTGGATATGTTTGGTATTATAAAGGTGAAGATTGTAAACAGGGGGAGAGCAGGGGGGATAAGGAAGGTGATCGAGGTGGCTGATAAAGAGAAAATCATGAAAGCGTTAGAGGAAACAATGCAGTTAGAGTACGAGGAGGGCTTGTAA
- a CDS encoding NADP-dependent isocitrate dehydrogenase, producing MLYKEPGDGERITFEKGKWVVPDKPVILYIEGDGIGPEITQAAIKVINAAVEKAYGSKKEIKWMEVYAGEKAEKIAGNRFPQDTQDMLLKYRVVLKGPLETPIGKGWKSVNVAIRLMLDLYANIRPVKYIPGLESPLKNPEKVDMIIFRENTDDLYRGIEYPYDSQEAKKIREFLREQLKVEIEDDTGIGVKVISKYKTQRITRLAIQYALNNSRRKVTIMHKGNVMKYTEGAFREWAYEVALKEFREHVVTEEEINRGVKPEGKVIINDRIADNMFQQIITRPDEYDIILAPNVNGDYISDAAGALIGNIGMLGGANIGDDGGMFEAIHGTAPKYAGKNIANPTGIIKGGELMLRFMGWDKAADLIEKSINKAIERKQVTQDLARFMGVKPLGTKEFSDALIAIINEN from the coding sequence ATGTTATACAAAGAACCTGGAGATGGAGAGAGGATCACATTTGAAAAAGGTAAATGGGTTGTACCAGATAAGCCTGTTATCTTATATATAGAAGGAGATGGGATAGGACCCGAAATAACTCAAGCCGCGATTAAGGTAATTAACGCCGCAGTGGAAAAGGCATACGGGAGTAAGAAGGAGATAAAATGGATGGAAGTATATGCGGGAGAAAAGGCCGAAAAAATAGCTGGAAATAGGTTCCCTCAAGATACTCAAGATATGCTCCTTAAGTATAGAGTTGTATTAAAAGGACCCCTAGAAACACCTATAGGCAAAGGATGGAAATCTGTAAATGTAGCTATACGGCTTATGTTAGACCTCTATGCAAATATAAGACCGGTAAAGTATATCCCAGGCTTAGAAAGCCCTCTGAAAAACCCTGAGAAAGTAGATATGATAATTTTCAGGGAAAACACCGATGATTTGTACAGAGGGATAGAGTATCCTTATGATAGCCAAGAAGCTAAAAAAATAAGAGAATTTCTAAGAGAACAGCTAAAAGTGGAAATTGAAGACGACACCGGGATAGGCGTTAAAGTAATAAGCAAGTATAAGACGCAGAGGATCACTAGATTAGCAATCCAATACGCTCTAAATAACAGTAGGAGAAAAGTTACTATAATGCATAAGGGAAACGTAATGAAATACACTGAAGGGGCATTTAGGGAGTGGGCTTATGAAGTAGCCCTTAAAGAGTTTAGGGAACATGTAGTTACTGAAGAAGAAATTAACCGGGGAGTAAAACCAGAAGGAAAAGTCATAATTAATGATAGGATAGCCGATAATATGTTCCAACAGATTATAACGAGGCCAGATGAATACGATATAATCTTAGCCCCTAATGTAAACGGTGACTATATTTCTGATGCAGCAGGTGCTCTAATAGGTAATATCGGAATGCTAGGTGGGGCAAATATAGGTGATGATGGCGGAATGTTTGAAGCGATACACGGTACCGCACCGAAATACGCCGGTAAAAACATAGCAAACCCCACGGGGATAATAAAAGGCGGAGAGCTGATGCTCAGGTTTATGGGTTGGGATAAAGCTGCTGACCTAATAGAAAAGAGTATAAATAAGGCTATAGAGAGGAAACAGGTTACTCAGGACCTAGCTAGATTTATGGGAGTTAAACCGCTAGGCACCAAAGAGTTCTCTGACGCACTAATAGCTATAATTAATGAAAATTAA